The proteins below come from a single Pirellulales bacterium genomic window:
- a CDS encoding CAP domain-containing protein has protein sequence MTIGSTESPQPTQGGPYMYGELFMIALMWNLAPTEQMLTRQGIVLLHPVEERVIEKTNAERRRHGLSPLAVDGKLVRSARRHTAWMSRSHTLRHTTASVGENIAMGQQSSHEAMQSWMNSSGHRANILSSGYTKIGVAAYTASDGTVFWCQQFLR, from the coding sequence ATGACTATCGGGTCGACGGAGTCTCCGCAACCAACCCAGGGAGGACCCTACATGTACGGCGAATTGTTCATGATTGCACTGATGTGGAACCTTGCACCCACCGAGCAAATGTTAACCAGGCAGGGCATTGTACTATTGCACCCCGTCGAAGAGCGCGTCATTGAAAAGACGAATGCCGAGCGTCGCCGTCATGGCCTGTCGCCGCTCGCGGTCGATGGGAAATTGGTGCGCTCCGCGCGTCGCCATACGGCCTGGATGAGCCGCTCGCACACGTTGCGCCACACGACGGCCTCGGTCGGCGAGAATATCGCGATGGGACAGCAATCGAGTCACGAAGCCATGCAATCGTGGATGAATTCGTCCGGGCATCGCGCGAACATTCTCAGTTCGGGCTATACCAAGATCGGCGTGGCGGCCTACACGGCCTCGGACGGGACCGTGTTTTGGTGTCAGCAATTCTTGCGCTGA
- a CDS encoding lysophospholipid acyltransferase family protein — MTETGTTWLAAGIIAAVAMAILYWGVSVYRRTHYTLAQFPLYYPFNYLMARILWRAKIVGELQLPPGTGAIIVCNHIGPIDPSFIALATNRIVHWMVAKEYCNDPTMSWFFKIMQAIPVNRRGVDTAATKLAIRYASQGDLVGMFPEGRINDSSRLLLPGRPGAALIALRARVPVVPCYLSGAPNDGTSFGAFFTPARACLRIGAPIDISEFYGRDHDKEVLGELTRRFLREIARLAGVEDYEPELAGRRWRTAAELESV, encoded by the coding sequence ATGACCGAAACTGGGACAACGTGGCTGGCGGCCGGCATCATCGCAGCGGTAGCGATGGCCATACTGTATTGGGGCGTCTCGGTCTATCGGCGGACGCATTACACGCTGGCCCAATTCCCGCTGTATTACCCCTTCAATTACCTCATGGCCCGCATTCTGTGGAGGGCTAAAATCGTTGGCGAGTTGCAGCTTCCGCCGGGAACCGGCGCAATTATTGTCTGCAACCACATCGGGCCCATCGATCCGTCGTTCATCGCCCTGGCCACCAATCGCATTGTGCACTGGATGGTTGCTAAGGAATATTGCAATGATCCGACCATGTCCTGGTTCTTCAAGATCATGCAAGCAATTCCCGTGAATCGCCGCGGAGTCGACACGGCAGCCACGAAGCTCGCCATTCGTTATGCATCGCAAGGCGACCTGGTGGGCATGTTTCCCGAGGGACGCATCAACGACAGCTCGCGCCTGCTGCTACCCGGCCGCCCGGGGGCTGCGTTGATCGCTTTGCGGGCGCGCGTGCCGGTCGTGCCTTGCTACCTGAGCGGGGCGCCCAACGACGGCACAAGTTTCGGGGCCTTTTTCACTCCCGCGCGTGCCTGCCTGCGGATCGGAGCGCCGATCGACATTTCGGAGTTTTACGGCCGGGACCATGACAAAGAAGTGCTAGGCGAGCTGACGCGCCGTTTCTTGCGCGAAATTGCGCGTTTGGCCGGCGTCGAGGATTACGAACCCGAATTGGCGGGTCGCCGTTGGCGGACGGCCGCGGAACTGGAATCCGTATAA
- a CDS encoding metallophosphoesterase family protein, which yields MLLGVVSDTHGHAHNTQQAIRILESFAPVAVIHCGDIGSAEIVPMFAPWPTHFVLGNVDEGCPEIERAIMQAGQTYHGAFGNVTLAGKRIAFLHGHDSARLRLEMSSGKWDLLCYGHTHQRDQRRDEQGTLVLNPGALYRARPHSLAIVDLSTLDVTSVTL from the coding sequence ATGCTTTTGGGCGTCGTCAGCGACACACACGGTCACGCGCACAACACGCAGCAAGCGATCCGCATTTTGGAGAGCTTTGCACCCGTGGCGGTCATTCATTGTGGCGATATTGGGTCCGCCGAGATCGTGCCGATGTTCGCCCCCTGGCCGACACATTTCGTGCTGGGAAATGTCGACGAGGGGTGTCCGGAGATCGAACGGGCGATTATGCAGGCGGGGCAGACCTACCACGGCGCGTTCGGCAATGTGACGCTCGCCGGCAAACGGATCGCATTCTTGCACGGACACGATAGCGCCCGTCTTCGGCTGGAAATGTCGAGCGGCAAATGGGATCTGCTGTGCTACGGCCACACCCACCAACGAGACCAGCGGCGCGACGAGCAGGGGACGCTGGTCCTCAACCCTGGCGCGCTATACCGCGCCCGGCCGCACTCCTTGGCCATCGTCGACCTGTCCACGCTCGACGTCACGAGCGTGACCCTGTGA
- a CDS encoding VWA domain-containing protein, with amino-acid sequence MRLLERIASGRSQASNRSRRKGAIAVLAAIFMVVMLGMVAFSVDVGYIANTQAELQRACDASALAAAGALVNGNGAATTAAQSYLAMNNVAGRAIDPSNMTVNFGLWNTNSFAFTSSSSTPSAVQVTLLDNNESLFFGRVLNKNSVNLQAKSVAMYQPRDIMLVLDFSASMAYDSQFRNASTLGLPYVQSCLQQMYQDMHSPVYGTLQFTPQYATITGMTPTNGNMAQIVTQVQDNGVQVTSTKSITQVKLQFTDGSTQTIKTSGTSGTFNGTGANASKIVETAWIKSGTNDSGNPAGSGERFGTDSTTLMKAFGLTNVTYPYSGDSWANYFSYVQSDSYVQSAGYANMYGYMTWINYLQANQYQHNQTPILASTHEQPVGALKDSVANFMSYITAANQDDRIGLSIYTYSDQTAILESALTANYTSISNIVSARQAGHYTGGTNIYNGLQTARTQLQNNARPNAFKMVVLMTDGVANLPGSTSSAKSLAIQEANAAATAGYPVVTISMGALADTSLMSQIASITSGVYFDIPGGQTAAQYSQQLQAVWKQVCDNRPLKIVQ; translated from the coding sequence ATGCGTCTTCTTGAACGAATTGCCTCGGGTCGCTCGCAAGCCTCGAATCGGTCGCGACGTAAAGGGGCTATCGCCGTGCTGGCCGCGATCTTCATGGTCGTCATGTTAGGCATGGTGGCGTTCAGTGTCGACGTCGGATACATCGCGAACACCCAGGCAGAATTACAGCGTGCCTGCGACGCCTCTGCTCTGGCGGCCGCTGGTGCATTGGTCAACGGCAACGGCGCCGCGACGACGGCCGCGCAGAGTTACCTGGCCATGAACAACGTGGCAGGCCGCGCGATCGATCCGTCAAATATGACCGTGAATTTTGGGCTTTGGAACACGAACAGCTTCGCGTTTACGTCCAGTTCCTCGACTCCTTCGGCCGTGCAAGTGACTTTGCTAGACAACAACGAATCGCTCTTCTTTGGCCGCGTGCTAAACAAGAATTCGGTCAATCTGCAGGCCAAGAGCGTAGCCATGTACCAGCCGCGCGACATCATGCTGGTGCTCGATTTCTCGGCATCGATGGCGTACGACAGCCAATTCCGCAACGCCAGCACGCTCGGTTTGCCCTATGTACAGAGTTGCCTCCAGCAGATGTATCAGGACATGCACAGTCCGGTTTATGGCACGCTGCAATTCACTCCACAGTATGCCACGATCACGGGCATGACGCCCACCAACGGCAACATGGCTCAGATTGTTACGCAGGTCCAAGATAATGGCGTGCAGGTGACCAGCACGAAGAGCATTACACAGGTCAAACTGCAATTTACCGATGGGTCTACACAGACCATCAAGACCTCCGGCACGAGCGGCACGTTCAATGGCACCGGTGCGAACGCCAGCAAAATCGTGGAAACGGCCTGGATCAAGTCGGGCACCAACGATAGCGGCAACCCGGCCGGCTCTGGCGAACGTTTCGGCACCGACTCGACGACTCTCATGAAAGCCTTCGGCTTGACCAACGTGACGTACCCATATTCGGGCGACAGTTGGGCAAACTACTTCAGCTACGTGCAGTCGGACAGCTACGTGCAAAGCGCCGGCTATGCCAACATGTACGGCTACATGACGTGGATCAATTACTTACAGGCGAATCAATATCAACATAACCAAACCCCGATATTGGCCAGCACCCACGAGCAACCTGTCGGCGCGTTGAAAGATTCCGTCGCGAACTTCATGTCCTATATCACGGCCGCCAATCAAGACGACCGCATTGGATTGTCGATCTACACGTACTCCGATCAGACGGCCATATTGGAAAGCGCTTTGACGGCCAACTACACTTCGATCTCGAACATTGTCTCGGCACGCCAAGCGGGCCACTACACCGGTGGCACGAACATCTACAACGGCCTGCAGACGGCTCGAACCCAATTGCAGAACAATGCCCGACCGAACGCGTTCAAAATGGTCGTGTTGATGACCGACGGTGTTGCCAACCTGCCTGGCTCGACGAGTAGCGCCAAATCTCTTGCCATTCAAGAGGCTAACGCCGCCGCCACCGCCGGCTATCCGGTTGTCACGATCAGCATGGGTGCCTTGGCTGATACGTCCCTGATGAGCCAGATCGCGAGCATCACCAGCGGCGTGTACTTCGACATTCCGGGTGGCCAAACCGCCGCCCAGTACTCGCAGCAACTGCAAGCGGTCTGGAAGCAGGTGTGCGACAATCGACCGCTAAAGATCGTGCAATAG
- the rimI gene encoding ribosomal protein S18-alanine N-acetyltransferase, protein MIRRDMQEVLAIEAQSFEFPWSEDDFLRCLRQRNCIGMVADCDDRVAGFMIYELHKTRLHVLNFAVASAFRRRGAGNQMMSKLMGKLSQQRRSRLLLEVRETNLDAQLFFRALGFRAVSVLRGFYEDTPEDAYVMQYRYRMSEAPVVLPFNQMQRRAG, encoded by the coding sequence ATGATTCGCCGAGACATGCAAGAGGTGCTTGCCATCGAAGCCCAAAGCTTCGAATTTCCCTGGTCCGAGGATGACTTTCTCCGCTGTCTGCGGCAACGCAACTGCATCGGCATGGTCGCCGACTGCGATGACCGAGTGGCGGGCTTCATGATCTACGAACTGCACAAGACGCGATTGCACGTCTTGAACTTTGCCGTTGCTTCGGCATTTCGCCGACGCGGTGCCGGTAACCAGATGATGTCGAAGCTGATGGGCAAGCTTTCGCAGCAACGGCGTAGCCGCTTATTGCTCGAAGTACGCGAGACGAATCTCGACGCCCAACTGTTCTTTCGCGCGCTGGGATTTCGCGCCGTCTCGGTCTTGCGAGGGTTTTACGAAGACACTCCTGAAGACGCCTACGTCATGCAGTATCGGTATCGCATGAGCGAGGCGCCGGTCGTGTTGCCGTTCAACCAGATGCAGCGCCGCGCCGGCTAA
- a CDS encoding ATP-grasp domain-containing protein, with product MKSQSIIIVGASTRAAAFSALAGGLSPICADQFADADLALRCGVSPVTAYPEGFEPFVRHVPGQAWMYTGALENYLALVARLAAHKTLWGNNPQVLARARDPLTVHRLLGAAGLASPQIQQTADLLRRDGTWLRKLRRSSGGLGVSIWDAGAEKAADDHYFQRFVSGDSCAAIYVSSPDGQTRFLGATEQLLRPAPGSVRPFRYVGSVGPLRLDDRAAQTLVKIGQTLTSGLGLVGVWGVDYIDDGRDIWPIEVNPRYTASVEILERSLAFSAVARHVAACRDGILFTEQPLSPDALWHGKRIIYAVHDVDIDRAFVERSLTENAGGTMPTIADIPTAGTSIKQGRPVMTVFAQAVTRDDVVVELERVAQDWQRRLSEGVTV from the coding sequence ATGAAGTCACAATCAATCATCATCGTGGGGGCCAGCACCCGTGCCGCGGCGTTCTCGGCCCTGGCCGGCGGACTGTCGCCAATCTGTGCCGATCAGTTCGCCGACGCGGACCTAGCGCTCCGCTGTGGCGTTAGTCCCGTTACTGCCTATCCCGAGGGATTTGAACCATTTGTCCGGCACGTTCCTGGTCAGGCCTGGATGTATACGGGTGCCTTGGAGAATTATCTCGCGCTGGTGGCGCGCTTGGCGGCGCATAAAACCCTGTGGGGTAACAATCCGCAGGTGCTGGCTCGAGCGCGTGATCCCCTGACGGTGCATCGTCTGTTAGGCGCGGCTGGATTGGCCTCGCCCCAGATCCAACAAACCGCGGATTTGTTGCGGCGCGATGGCACGTGGTTGCGTAAATTGCGACGAAGTAGCGGGGGCCTGGGCGTTAGCATCTGGGATGCGGGCGCAGAAAAAGCGGCGGACGACCATTACTTTCAACGCTTTGTAAGTGGCGATTCGTGCGCGGCCATCTACGTGTCGTCGCCCGACGGCCAGACGCGATTCCTGGGAGCGACCGAGCAACTGCTCAGGCCAGCGCCGGGAAGCGTGCGGCCGTTTCGCTATGTGGGATCGGTGGGACCCCTGCGTCTCGATGACCGAGCAGCGCAGACGCTCGTGAAAATCGGGCAGACTCTGACCAGCGGGTTGGGGTTGGTGGGGGTGTGGGGTGTTGACTATATCGACGATGGTCGCGACATCTGGCCCATCGAGGTGAATCCGCGCTATACCGCTTCGGTCGAGATACTCGAACGTAGCTTGGCCTTCTCTGCCGTGGCGCGGCACGTGGCGGCCTGTCGCGACGGAATTCTATTCACAGAGCAGCCCCTGTCGCCCGATGCATTGTGGCATGGCAAGCGGATCATTTATGCCGTACACGATGTCGACATTGATCGTGCCTTCGTCGAGCGATCGCTGACCGAAAATGCCGGCGGCACCATGCCCACGATCGCCGACATTCCCACTGCCGGCACGTCGATCAAGCAAGGAAGGCCCGTAATGACGGTATTCGCCCAAGCAGTGACCCGGGACGACGTCGTAGTGGAACTCGAACGTGTGGCCCAAGACTGGCAGCGGCGCTTAAGCGAAGGCGTCACCGTCTGA
- a CDS encoding DUF1080 domain-containing protein, translating into MHVRMALTLALLFTCSAPTRSRAEETFKPLFDGRTLAGWQGDEKLWSVEDGMIVGTTDNVDLKHNTFLATTKAYKNFVLKVKFKMRNGNSGVQFRSKQLPDYVVSGYQADIADNMFMGILYEERGRGILANVNPTEVAKHMHKEDWNEYVITADGPHITQVLNGFTTVDYQEKSPEGATDGILALQLHVGPKMRVWFKDVEIRELP; encoded by the coding sequence ATGCACGTTCGTATGGCGTTAACTCTGGCCCTGTTGTTTACTTGCTCTGCCCCGACTCGATCGCGTGCCGAAGAGACATTCAAGCCGCTCTTCGACGGGCGCACGCTGGCGGGCTGGCAAGGGGATGAAAAGCTGTGGAGCGTCGAAGATGGCATGATCGTCGGCACCACCGATAACGTCGATTTGAAGCACAACACGTTTTTGGCCACCACGAAGGCCTACAAGAACTTCGTGCTCAAGGTGAAATTCAAGATGCGCAACGGCAACTCCGGTGTGCAATTCCGCAGTAAACAGCTCCCCGATTACGTCGTCAGTGGCTACCAGGCCGATATCGCAGACAATATGTTCATGGGCATTTTGTACGAAGAGCGGGGACGCGGCATTCTCGCAAACGTCAATCCCACCGAAGTGGCCAAACACATGCACAAGGAGGATTGGAACGAATACGTGATCACCGCCGATGGTCCCCACATTACTCAAGTGCTCAACGGGTTCACGACCGTCGACTATCAGGAAAAGAGCCCAGAGGGGGCCACAGACGGTATCCTGGCGTTGCAACTACACGTTGGCCCGAAGATGCGCGTCTGGTTCAAAGACGTCGAGATCCGCGAGTTGCCGTAG
- a CDS encoding DUF1501 domain-containing protein: MTSLGSLSRRQFLQGSACGFGSLAWSALATAAARAEETASQRGPHFAPRAKRVIFLFMQGGVSQVDSYDYKPRLAADDGKKMPFDDARQRANTGRGDSSQRVMRSPWKFSQFGESGRWVSALFPEVARHVDDLCLLHGVHTEGVAHGPATLFLHCGATNFIRPSIGAWALYGLGTENENLPGFVTISPSSGNGGSRNYGNAFLPAAYQGTALGKAGTPVAASAIRNLQPVAGSGGAQRRQLDLLQKLNEAQRQRFASDTELEAAMRSYELAWRMQGVAPHVLDLSNETQATQDQYGISQATTDNFGRQCLLARRLCEAGVRYVQVTYGDNTANPAWDQHSNLPKHAEHARAVDQPIAALLADLKQRGLLDDTIVWWGGEFGRTPYAQNNGTGRDHNPEGFTVWLAGGGFKAGTAFGQTDEFGHRAIAGRVHMHDLHATILHQLGLDHERLTYRYAGRDFRLTDVAGQVVREVVG; encoded by the coding sequence ATGACGTCACTCGGCAGCTTGTCACGCCGGCAGTTTCTGCAAGGTTCCGCTTGCGGCTTTGGCTCGTTGGCATGGTCGGCGCTTGCCACGGCCGCTGCGCGCGCGGAAGAAACCGCATCGCAGCGCGGGCCGCACTTTGCACCGCGAGCGAAGCGGGTGATCTTTTTATTCATGCAAGGCGGGGTGAGCCAGGTCGATTCGTACGATTACAAACCGCGGCTGGCTGCTGACGATGGCAAAAAGATGCCCTTTGACGACGCGCGACAGCGCGCCAATACGGGCCGCGGCGATTCGTCCCAGCGGGTGATGCGATCACCGTGGAAATTTTCGCAATTTGGCGAAAGTGGTCGGTGGGTTTCCGCGTTGTTTCCAGAGGTGGCGCGACACGTCGACGATCTGTGCCTGCTTCACGGCGTGCATACCGAAGGAGTCGCCCACGGCCCGGCGACGCTCTTTTTGCATTGCGGCGCGACGAACTTCATCCGCCCTTCGATCGGCGCCTGGGCGCTCTATGGCCTGGGAACCGAGAACGAGAATCTGCCTGGCTTCGTCACAATTTCGCCATCGTCGGGTAACGGAGGGTCGCGTAATTACGGCAACGCGTTCCTGCCCGCTGCGTATCAGGGGACGGCCTTGGGGAAGGCTGGCACTCCGGTCGCCGCCAGCGCAATACGCAACTTGCAACCGGTTGCTGGGTCGGGCGGTGCGCAGCGCCGCCAGCTGGATCTTTTGCAAAAACTCAACGAAGCGCAGCGGCAAAGATTCGCCAGCGACACGGAGCTAGAAGCCGCGATGCGATCGTATGAGTTGGCTTGGCGCATGCAAGGCGTCGCACCGCATGTACTCGATCTGTCGAACGAAACGCAAGCAACGCAGGATCAATACGGCATCAGCCAGGCTACGACTGACAATTTTGGCCGACAGTGCTTATTGGCGCGGCGACTTTGCGAGGCGGGAGTCCGCTATGTGCAAGTGACCTATGGAGACAACACGGCCAATCCGGCTTGGGATCAGCATTCCAACTTGCCCAAGCACGCCGAGCACGCGCGAGCCGTTGATCAACCGATTGCCGCGCTGCTGGCGGATTTGAAGCAGCGCGGGCTGCTCGACGACACGATCGTATGGTGGGGAGGCGAATTCGGCCGCACGCCTTATGCGCAGAATAATGGCACCGGTCGGGATCATAACCCGGAAGGGTTTACCGTGTGGTTGGCCGGCGGAGGGTTCAAGGCGGGAACTGCTTTTGGCCAGACTGACGAATTCGGTCATCGCGCCATCGCCGGCCGCGTCCACATGCACGACTTGCACGCGACAATCCTGCACCAATTAGGATTGGACCACGAGCGTTTAACTTACCGTTATGCCGGGCGCGATTTCCGTTTGACCGACGTCGCCGGCCAGGTGGTGCGCGAGGTCGTGGGCTGA